One part of the Malus sylvestris chromosome 2, drMalSylv7.2, whole genome shotgun sequence genome encodes these proteins:
- the LOC126591769 gene encoding diphosphomevalonate decarboxylase 2-like — protein MADESRKWVLMVTAQTPTNIAVIKYWGKRDEKLILPVNDSISVTLDPAHLCTTTTVSVSPTFDQDRMWLNGEEISISGGRFQSCLREIRSRATDVDDKEKGIKITKKDWENLHVHISSYNNFPTAAGLASSAAGFACLVFALGKLMNVKEDYSQLSAIARQGSGSACRSLYGGFVKWIMGKDEKGTDSLAVQVADEKHWDELVIVIAVVSSRQKETSSTTGMRDTVETSLLLQHRAKEIVPKRILKMEEAIKNRDFASFAQLTCTDSNQFHAVCLDTCPPIFYMNDTSHRIISLVEKWNKAEGTPQVAYTFDAGPNAVLIARNRKTAALLVQKLLFCFPPNSDADLNSFVLGDKSILKDAGVESPEDIETLPPPPEIKDPSQKFRGDVSYFICTRPGRGPVVLSDESHLLNPETGLPK, from the exons ATGGCCGACGAGTCGCGGAAATGGGTGCTGATGGTGACGGCTCAGACGCCCACCAACATCGCCGTGATCAAGTACTGGGGGAAGAGGGACGAGAAGCTCATCTTGCCAGTCAATGACAGCATCAGCGTGACGCTTGATCCTGCGCACCTTTGCACCACCACCACTGTCTCCGTCAGTCCCACCTTTGACCAAGATCGGATGTGGCTCAATGGCGAG GAGATTTCCATTTCTGGAGGCAGATTCCAAAGCTGTTTAAGAGAAATTCGCAGTCGAGCTACCGATGTTGATGATAAGGAAAAGGGAATCAAGATTACTAAGAAGGATTGGGAAAACTTGCATGTACATATTTCTTCATATAACAATTTTCCTACTGCTGCTGGATTGGCTTCCTCAGCAGCTGGTTTTGCTTGTCTAG TTTTTGCACTCGGAAAGTTAATGAATGTGAAAGAAGATTACAGCCAGCTTTCTGCTATTGCAAG GCAAGGGTCTGGTAGTGCTTGCCGCAGCTTATATGGGGGATTTGTCAAGTGGATTATGGGAAAA GATGAGAAGGGAACCGACAGTCTTGCAGTCCAAGTTGCAGATGAGAAGCACTGGGATGAGCTTGTTATTGTTATCGCTGTG GTAAGTTCACGGCAGAAGGAAACAAGCAGCACTACAGGAATGCGTGATACTGTTGAAACAAGTTTGCTCTTACAACATAGAGCAAAA GAAATAGTACCAAAACGCATATTAAAAATGGAAGAAGCCATAAAAAATCGTGATTTTGCTTCTTTTGCACAATTGACCTGTACTGACAGTAACCAGTTTCATGCTGTCTGCCTGGACACATGTCCACCCATTTTCTACATGAATGATACATCCCACAG GATAATAAGCCTTGTTGAAAAGTGGAACAAAGCAGAAGGAACACCTCAG GTGGCTTATACATTTGATGCGGGGCCAAATGCGGTTCTCATTGCACGTAACAGAAAAACAGCTGCCCTTTTGGTTCAGAAGTTGCTATTCTGCTTTCCTCCAAATTCTGATGCAGATTTGAACAG TTTCGTTCTTGGTGATAAGTCAATTCTAAAAGATGCCGGTGTTGAGAGCCCAGAGGATATTGAAACTTTACCCCCACCTCCAGAAATCAAGGATCCGTCCCAGAAATTCCGAGGAGATGTCAGTTACTTTATTTGCACAAGACCTGGGAGAGGTCCAGTTGTGCTGTCAGATGAAAGTCATCTTCTCAACCCTGAAACTGGTTTGCCGAAGTAA